Genomic window (Achromobacter sp. B7):
GCCGGCAATTGCAGTTGCTCCAGGTCGGCGCGCTGATACACGATGCCGCCGGCGGCTGCCGAGGCAGACGTGCCACCACGAGCCCGGTCCAGCATGTTTTGCGACACGTCCAGACCCAGTATCTCGCTGGCGCCCTGCGCCTGCGCCCATCGGCAGAACCAGCCGAAGCCGCAACCCAGGTCCACGACGCGGCGGCCCTGCAACGGTGGAATCAGCGCGCGCAACGCCGGCCATTCGGGCGCGCCGTCCAGGCCGTGCACCGACCGCGCCATCTGGCTGTAAGCCTCGAAAAACTCGGCAGTGTCATAGATGTTTTGCGTCATGGTGGTGTGCCCCTTGCGATGCGCCAGCGCCGGCCCGAACCGGGCTCGGCAAGACTTGGCCGGCGTTGCTGCACCTTACCAGGACCGTGGCGACGCGCCATAGCGCGCCTTGAAGACCTTGCTGAAATGGCTAAGGCTGGAAAAGCCGACCTCGCCCGCCGCCTGCGTCACGCTCATGCCCGCTTGCAGCAGATCCGATGCGCGCGCCAGCCGCATTTCGCTTAAATACGCATGCACCGATCTGCCCACGCATTCACGCATCAACTGCTGAAGCCGCTTTTCAGACAGGGCCACTTCCCGGGCAAGGCGCCCCGGCGGCCAATGCTCGGCGCAGCGATCGCGCAATAGCTCGCACGCGCGGTGCACGCGTTGATGTTCGTGCGCCAAGGGGCCCGACAGCGCGTCGGGCAACGACAGCAATTGCACAAAGGCCGACAGCATTTCCAGCGATTTGGCGCAATACCAAAGCCGCCTCGCTTCCGGCGCGGGTGGGGCCTCGCCGGTCAGGCTGCCCGCCAGCGCCAGCAAGCTGGTCGGGGCATCCAGCGATGCCACCAGGGACCCTTGCGCCGGCACGCTGACGTCGCGGTGAAACCGCTTGCGCAGCAGCGCAACGGGCATCGAACCACTTGCGCGCGTCAGCGCGTCGGGCGTGTAGCGCACGTCTATCATCCGCACGCGGCGATGGGCCGGCAGGTGGGTTGCCCAGCCGACGGCGTGTTCGTGGTTGAACAAAAGCGCCGCGCCACCGGCCACCTTCAGGGGCTCGCCGCCTTCCACCGCCAGCACAGCCTCGCCTTCCAGCCAGACCTGCATGCCGAACACCGGGGCGCCCGGCGCGGGAATCGTCAGCGTCCGACGGGGCGATCCGTCCAGCACCACCAGGCTGACGCCGTCGTCCACCCTCAGCACGCGCTCGATCACGTCTTCCCAGTCGTCCGTGGCCGGTACGGTCGGCAGCGTGCCGCGCCACCACTCGTGCCGCTTGGGCGGTGCGGTGCTGGGCTCGGGCAGAGACAGAATGGGCAAGGGCGCGGCGGCGCTGGCGGGCATGGGAAAGGGGCGCAAAAACGGGGCAGCAGCAAAACCGTCAAACGGCGCCGAAAAAACGTCAGACAGCAAAAGCGGGATCTGGAATCATGCCGACGCACAGAAATGATTCTTGTTAATTATAAATTGATCCAGGGGTAACACCGTGTCCTTTTCAGTCAAGCCGCTGCCGCTGGCGTTGCTGGCCGCCCTTGCGGCGTCCGCATCCGCCTCTGCCATCGCGCAAACCGCCCAGCCCGCCCAAGCCACCGGTAACGGCGTCACCACCCTGGCGCCGGTCGTGGTGCAAGGGGTGCGCGACGCGTCGCCGACCTCCGGCGCGGACTATGTGGCCACGCGCAGCCGCTCGGGCACCAAGTCAGATGCCGAACTGATCAACACGCCCCAGACGATCAACGTCATTACCCGCAAAGAAATGGACGAACGCGGCGTCACCTCGGTCGCGCAAGCCGTGCGTTACACCCCCGGCGTCTTCGCCCAATACGGCGACAACGACGTGCGCTATGACTGGCTGACCGTGCGGGGCTTCACGCCGTCGCGCTATCTGGACGGACTGCTGCTGCCCTTCGGCGCGCGCGGCTATTCGCAACCGCGCATCGACACCTACGGCCTGGAACGCATCGAAATCCTGAAAGGCCCGTCGTCCGGACTGTATGGGCAAAGCGCGCCAGGCGGCCTGGTCAACATGACCAGCAAGCGCCCCACCGCCGAACCCATCAATGAAGTGGTGTTGCAGGCAGGCAGCTTCAACCGCTATCAAGGCGCGTTCGATTTCTC
Coding sequences:
- a CDS encoding AraC family transcriptional regulator; this translates as MPASAAAPLPILSLPEPSTAPPKRHEWWRGTLPTVPATDDWEDVIERVLRVDDGVSLVVLDGSPRRTLTIPAPGAPVFGMQVWLEGEAVLAVEGGEPLKVAGGAALLFNHEHAVGWATHLPAHRRVRMIDVRYTPDALTRASGSMPVALLRKRFHRDVSVPAQGSLVASLDAPTSLLALAGSLTGEAPPAPEARRLWYCAKSLEMLSAFVQLLSLPDALSGPLAHEHQRVHRACELLRDRCAEHWPPGRLAREVALSEKRLQQLMRECVGRSVHAYLSEMRLARASDLLQAGMSVTQAAGEVGFSSLSHFSKVFKARYGASPRSW